The stretch of DNA CTTCAAAGTCATCATCTTCTAAGTGATAGCGCTTTTGATAATATTTCTTTGTAAATGTTATCTGCTTGCTTAAAATATCATCTCTTTCTGCCCACTCAGTTTGAGGATCATCTTCTTCAATAAACTTAAATTCAGGGGGTTCAGAGTTAAAATTAAGTTCGCAAATCCACTTGATAAGTGTGTTAAATGCCTTTTTTATTAGCATTTTATCTGCAATAATTAAATCTTCTCTCACTGTCTGGTGAACTTGTGCAGCAGCACGGGATCCTTCCCTCACTTCAGTGGTTAAGTTTTGTCCCAGGATTGAGATGGAAATCTCTGCATTGAGCTCCTTTAAAAATTCAGAAAACAGAGAAGAGTTTCCTTTTCCCTGGGTAGATAAGATGTCTATGGAAGAGTTTTCTTCAATAACAGCCACAGCGTCCATGACCATCTTTGACAGGCTTGATAAAAGCTCGTTCTTTTTATCATCAGATGTGCCTACAGGCACCTTTCCAATTAGGTATGGGAGGCCATATTTTTCCAGAAAGGTTATCCAGAACTTATAACCACCTCTTTTAAAGGTAACAGGCCAGAACACCTCTGAAAGCAAAGGTTTTCCGTAAGGATTCTCATAAGAGGCTTCAGATGTCACAAGGAGCAATTTTTTCTCAGGTACTTCCTCTCCCTGCATGGGAGCATCTTTTGATAGAAATCTTATTTTTCCATCTTCATCAAATCCAAACCACCTTTGAGGAAGTCCTATAATATCTTTTGGCAGGATAAATTTTCCCCTGTCCCATATTATCTCTAAAGGTTTGTACCCAAAGAGCACTCCATCAAGCATTTCAGACATGATACGATATATATCAAGGTCTTTAAAATACGCAGAAATTTCCTTTCTTGCCCTGGACGTTCCACCATCTAAAAACCACTCCAGCTTGAGTATGCCAGCTTTTCTGGACCGAACACATCCTCCTACTCTACTATCAATCAACAGGTCCTTGTAAACAGATATGTCTATGCTTTTCTTTTTCAGCACAGGATCAGGATTTGGCAAAAGGCCCATAACAGTCTGAAAATCCATAGAGCGTGAGCGTGTAAATAGAACATCAGTTAAAGAATCATCTTGAAATGCTATAAACTCTCCATTTGGCAAATATATTCCCTTTTTCATGTCCAATATCCTTGAAGAAGGTTTTTAGATTCTCTTTTTTTGGCTGATTTTACAGAAGACATAGAAAAAGTGACTGCTTGAGAAAATGCCATCTCCAGGCCATCAGGCCCATCTTTGTACATTGCCTTTGGATAGTTTTTTAGCTGGTGCCAGAGATTTAGAGGATTGTCTCTTCCAGCCTTCATTTTTCTGGGAAGCCTGATGATGCCATTTGCAAGGTATGGTTGAAGGCTTTGAATGCGGATGTCTTTATCTGCTTTGGGCCTTATCTCGTTTATTGGAAAAGGCACGCCTTTTTTCCCAGCTTCTAAGATTAGTCTATCTTTTAGGTATTCCTGAAGTTGCACCACTTCAAATGCCCAGTTTATGCATTTATAAGAGAGCTGATATTCAATTAAATCCTCTATGATCTGGTCTGGATGTCTTTTTTTTATGTCTGCAACTATCACATAGCAGGTTGGAGAAGAGATTTCTTTTCCCAGAATAATGATCGCAGATGGTGCTCCAAATTTTTTACCCATAGACGGGTCACAAGAAGCAAAAAAGATCAGGTTTTTGCCAAGTATATCAGCTTCTTCATAAGCCCACTTTTCAAGCCACTCTTCAGAAAACATTGAGGACTCAGATGGGTCGTTTTGCTTTGCACAGTCAAAGGCATGTGGACCAATGTCCTGCCTTAAGCACATTAAGGTATAGTAGTCTTCCTTTTCAGGCCACAGGACCTTTGTTCCTTTTAGCATTTCTTGTTTGTGCTTTTCAAAAAAGTCTCTGGCTTTTTGCTTGTTCTCACTCTGGTCCTGTGTATATATTTCTTCCCACCTCTCCCACAGAGGCGAGGTGGACCACTTGATTACTGACTTAAAAATTTTCCCCCCAAAGCGGCTTATTAGTTTTTTAAGCAGGCAATCTTCGTGATGTATGGTGCCAACAGCTATGTGATCAGTGTATGACACATCCCCAATATTAAATGCTTTATCAAAGAACCACTTTTCTGTTTTTTTGCGATTTTCAGGATTTAAAACCTCTTCTGGATCCTCCAGGTCGTCATATATACAGAGATCAGGTCTATACTGGAGATGCCTTGCGCCAAGCAGTTTTTGCCGAACTCCCCAGGCTTTGAGTTTTACCATGTTGTTTGTAATGATGTGTCCAAACTGCCATGTAGGGCCTTCACCTGTTATTTCAGAGAAATCGTGTTTTAAGCGTGCATTTGCTTCCAGCTCTGCTTTCACGAATTCTAAAAACTCTGCTGCTTGGGTAAAAGAGTTTGAAAATATGGCTATAAAATGCTTGTATCCGTAGCAGATGCACCAGATAGGCAGAATAAGTGATGTTATTGTTGATTTTGCGTTGCCTCTTGGTGCTGCAACAGCAAATCTTTTTGGTGTGCTGGAGAGAATAATTTGCACATAATTTGAGAAAAGATATTCATGGAGTTTGTTAGATTTATGGCTAAGGTAATGTGGAAAATAAGTCCTGGCAAATTCTTCTAAGTCTTGTGCACAATTCTTTTTTCTCTGTCTTTGTTTTTGTATTGTATCATCTTCAAAGGGCAGAACTTCCTGGGCGATTTTCTTTTTTAGCTCTTCAATTCCAGCAAGCAGAGTTTTTTTATCCAACTTAATCTTCATTTATGCAAACTCTTTTGTAATTCTTTGATTGATTGCATCAAGATACTTTGAAAGCTCTGTTGTGATTTCCTGATCTTCTTTGATTACATCAAAGACTATTTCAAGCACCTTCAAAGCCACATCTGCCACAGCCACCTCAGGAGTGGTCTT from Desulfonauticus submarinus encodes:
- a CDS encoding DUF935 domain-containing protein, which translates into the protein MKKGIYLPNGEFIAFQDDSLTDVLFTRSRSMDFQTVMGLLPNPDPVLKKKSIDISVYKDLLIDSRVGGCVRSRKAGILKLEWFLDGGTSRARKEISAYFKDLDIYRIMSEMLDGVLFGYKPLEIIWDRGKFILPKDIIGLPQRWFGFDEDGKIRFLSKDAPMQGEEVPEKKLLLVTSEASYENPYGKPLLSEVFWPVTFKRGGYKFWITFLEKYGLPYLIGKVPVGTSDDKKNELLSSLSKMVMDAVAVIEENSSIDILSTQGKGNSSLFSEFLKELNAEISISILGQNLTTEVREGSRAAAQVHQTVREDLIIADKMLIKKAFNTLIKWICELNFNSEPPEFKFIEEDDPQTEWAERDDILSKQITFTKKYYQKRYHLEDDDFEVKQEIGFKEHTFSEQKFTPEQQVIEDLIGRALEDLDLSDHKDFIVNAVKKANSFSEIEMTLAEIVKDVPTEKFEELLKRCLIASDLWGRYSVKKNWNLQK
- the terL gene encoding phage terminase large subunit, whose amino-acid sequence is MKIKLDKKTLLAGIEELKKKIAQEVLPFEDDTIQKQRQRKKNCAQDLEEFARTYFPHYLSHKSNKLHEYLFSNYVQIILSSTPKRFAVAAPRGNAKSTITSLILPIWCICYGYKHFIAIFSNSFTQAAEFLEFVKAELEANARLKHDFSEITGEGPTWQFGHIITNNMVKLKAWGVRQKLLGARHLQYRPDLCIYDDLEDPEEVLNPENRKKTEKWFFDKAFNIGDVSYTDHIAVGTIHHEDCLLKKLISRFGGKIFKSVIKWSTSPLWERWEEIYTQDQSENKQKARDFFEKHKQEMLKGTKVLWPEKEDYYTLMCLRQDIGPHAFDCAKQNDPSESSMFSEEWLEKWAYEEADILGKNLIFFASCDPSMGKKFGAPSAIIILGKEISSPTCYVIVADIKKRHPDQIIEDLIEYQLSYKCINWAFEVVQLQEYLKDRLILEAGKKGVPFPINEIRPKADKDIRIQSLQPYLANGIIRLPRKMKAGRDNPLNLWHQLKNYPKAMYKDGPDGLEMAFSQAVTFSMSSVKSAKKRESKNLLQGYWT